A region of Vigna radiata var. radiata cultivar VC1973A chromosome 10, Vradiata_ver6, whole genome shotgun sequence DNA encodes the following proteins:
- the LOC106774403 gene encoding transcription elongation factor 1 homolog, giving the protein MGKRKAKAKPAPKKRMDKLDTVFSCPFCNHGSSVECRIDMKNLIGEATCGICQESFSTTITALSEPIDIYSEWIDECERVNTVDDDA; this is encoded by the exons ATGGGGAAAAGGAAGGCAAAGGCAAAGCCTGCTCCAAAGAAAAGAATGGATAAACTTGATACTGTCTTCAGCTGCCCTTTCTGCAATCACGGCAGCAGTGTTGAATGCCGCAT TGACATGAAGAATTTGATCGGGGAAGCTACTTGTGGAATATGCCAAGAGAGCTTTAGCACTACCATCACAG CTTTATCAGAGCCAATAGACAT ATACAGTGAGTGGATTGATGAATGTGAAAGGGTGAACACTGTTGATGATGATGCTTAG